Within the Gossypium raimondii isolate GPD5lz chromosome 12, ASM2569854v1, whole genome shotgun sequence genome, the region ATGCAATTATTAACCATTGATTAATGTCACATATCTCTTTAATATCGCAATATTGTTAGTTTGTTTCTTTCTCCATTAATATTTGGGTAAGAGTTTATAGTATTTTTAACCATGTTATGTGATTTATGAtggttattaaaaaaaaagaaagttttaataagaaaaattaagagTTGTTGGGAAATGGGTTTCGCGTCACAGTCGCACAAGAGCCTTGTTGAAATTATACACCAAAAGTGTCAGCATCCAAacacttaaaaagaaaaaagaaaccgaAATGGAGTTCACCTGATTCACGCCCCCCCAGATGGACAATTCTTTCAAGATCAAAATATAGTATTACTTTCACCAATTTTCCATCTACTTATCAAGACacatatttttaccataaagcATGGCGATGCCGATTAGTTAAGTATTTGAGAAGGTTGTATCAcactaatttgttaaatataaattttatttagtccATCAATAACATTACCATAAATCGATTAAAAGTTCAAAACCAGAGGCAAATTACCAAAACCTCCCCctctttttaaaattctttctttGGATCCGTTGATTGTTTCAAGTCATGGACCACCACAAAGCAGAAGGTACAAAAATATTGATTAGTAGTTGTaattagtcattttcttgtaaaattaCCCACCATCACTGCATATACAATTCAGAAcccttcaattttaattttaaaagcagaCAAACTTTCCCATCATTATCCTGATTATTTGAGGAATTGGATCAAGAATAAAGCTTTTGTTGAGGTTTGTCATCACTTAATTAGCGAATCatcaaaagacaaaaatgggaAGCTGTATGCTTTGagcaaaatttgatttaattcgaaaattaaaaaaattaaattaaatttcgaattattcaaattatttgagtcaacttgaatatataatttaagttttgagttttgagtttgaatcgagtttaattttataattcgaataactcgaataattcgaataatagaTTTGTATAAATACCCTTTTATCACcgtcaagtttgaaaatgaataaattgatcTCTCtcgacaaaaaaaattacaaaataattcaaaataattttcaaaattcaaaatatttataaaaatttcaaaatttatatttttaaaaaattataaaaatttcaacaaaaattataaaaaatatataaagaaagttaaaaatttaaaattgtctAGAATAATTTTGGGAATTGAATAagaattaatgattcaagtttattatactaaaatattttttattttgctttgaaaaagtttttaaatatatatggtttcaaatttatatgctttaacatgaaattagttatactgtaatacgattttaatttgataagtttaatttttttaatttaactcaaataatttcactcgattcgactcgactcgattcgaaaaaattttaaatcgagttaatatgataaaataaagcTCGTTAACTCGATTAACCCCAAAATTTTCACTCGAATCCATCGAACACTCACCTTTATGCATTACACATAATCCTTTATCGTCAACTTTCATCACTACCAACtactcaaaaaatatattaacccAAATGGAAACTGGAGCCGGGGGGGGGTCATCATTGATTTGTTTTGTTGTGTTGTGTTTATGAAATGGGGAATTTGAGGGTTTGGACCACAGAGTGGAGAAGGGTTTACCTTGGGGGCGTTTAAATGAATGCTGCGATGGGGACGCTATAAAAAAGAACAGTGAAACTGACTTCCACTTAACAATGCTACTAAATTACTGTCTTTTATTTAACCAACTACTGTGTTCGTGCGTTGGGAAATCAATTTCGAGGGAATAGAAGATGATGGTACGTTTGTTGACTTCTATTTTGGGGCGCTCTCCTTTCAACTACTTTTTACCATCGGTTCAGACTTCAACTTCACACCCATAGGTTGAAACCTACAAGGCTATGCCACGAGTTTGAAAAATTATTGGTATtattcaaagagaaaaaaacatgGTTTAtgtaaattgataataaaaaaatacaacattCTAATCTTACCATAATtgtcatgtatataattatattccgatcattcatttatttatattttatattgatttaatttgaatttgttaacttttttttcctttaattcttAACATATGCAATCcctaactcttttttttttttttgtaaaatactATGGAGCTTGTGGACGTCCATTATAAGCTTactttctttatcattttatgGCGTATTACCCTTTTACTGCATGGGAAAGAAGAGATAAGTGAAAAGGCAGAGTTGTATTTGCCTCCTCACTATATCTAATTGATGGGTAGCTACGACCCTCCTTGATGGCTGCAAAAGAATTTATAAGCCTAAACAGTTAAGCTCAGCTGCAACTTATTGTGAAACCCAACTGTAGCAGTCCAAATTTTACACACAAAAATGGTTTAAGCATTTGGAAAATGTTTGATCTCTAAAAGAGATCAAATGGAGCGGGAGTGGGAATACATATAAAGTAACTGAATTTGTGTATCCTACATAAGATcaaccaaaagaaaagaaaaaaaaaaaacccttaagtTCTCATGCTATCTTTTAGGAAGCCAACCAAATCAAGATTTCTGCCAAAAACCCAGAATATCATTCTTCATCACATAATTGTGCAACGGCTTCTTTCTTCGGCTGGTGGTGGCACCACCTGCTGGTACCTGTTTGACTCTGCGGGGTTGTATGTGAACTCAGATGTATCCAGCCCATACTGATTCAATACATAACCAGTGAAAAACAATGTTAGAGCTACAAATTAAGCAAAAGGTTAAGAGAACAATAAGGAGAGCTAAACATTGGGGGTTAGAGGGAGGGGTTCTCCATTCTGATAATCTAAATATGCATTTTGGCCCACCGGCAACCAAAATATGATCTGTCCTAAATATATACGGAGAATTGCagaatattttagaattttaccaaaagtagtagtttgagattttcttatTGCTATTTACTGTCAGGTAGGATGTGTTGGCCAGAGAAAGAACATTCATTTAACACAAGCATTTGATTCAAGATTTTAGTATtcaaatttacataataatctTAAACCCTTAATGTTAGCACTTATCAGATTATTAATTCAACAGAAGGACCCCAGTCTCCAGAAAATCAAGTTATGATGTGAGAATTGGTGCAAGCAACGTTACAAGAGAAGACAATTATATGTCAATCTATCAAAGAGAAAGAAAGCACCTTTTCTCTCATACGTGCACTCCAAGCATCATTTCTACTGGGCCGTTGATCAAGGCTGACAGAAACAGGTACACCTGAAGCTGGAACTGAGGGTGGCCTGCTAATTAAAGGCTGTCTTTGTTCCCTTGGTGCAATGAACTCATCATCACTGTCATAATCAGCAGGAATATTGGCAGCCCTGACCATAAGTGCTAACAAGAAAATGAAAGCCTGCAAGTTCAAGTGGTTATCACACCCAATCTGTAATATTAGTGCCCACAGAAATTAAAGCAGCCTGGATGTTATTCTAGGAGACATCAGTGGCAGTTTTCAATTGATTCACGGCTTCATTTTGATGCAAAAACAGCACCAAAgcaataaatattcatttttctgTGCCATTATCATCCAGCACGGGAAAAAAAAGGTCATAAAGCACAACTCCATCTGGTTTCTATGCATACAGAACATACAAGGCAACTTATCAACTTACTTTTGCTTTTGATAAATATAACACAGATTTCTCCAAGTGACAGTCTCTTATAACTGAAATAATTTCGTTTACAATCAGCTTATAATCCACACAGAAAAGAACAGAACAGAAAATGTCCCCATTAATGATAGATGATGAAGTTTTCAACTTCCCTTcattatgataaaattaaatgcaTTTGACTTTAATCTTTGATTACAGCCTTTAAATATGATCATATCTATTTGTGTATGCAGGATATATTCGCCACAGATAGACATCCAAGGCCAAACCCTAACTACTTAGTAAGAACAAGGAATCGTAGGCTATTCTGGGAATTGTCATCCCAAAGCATCCTGCCATATTTCCAAAAGCTAACTTAAAGTACAAAGAAACAAACTGCAAATGCcatgaataaaaaatgaagtttgcatgttttaaattaataggAAGTCCAAGGGGAATCCTTGTGCTAGAATTAACTTCCTTCAACGACTCTCAATCTATCAACTGAAGCTCAGTATTGAGCAGTAGAATGAACATGAGGGTACTTGCATGTGAAGTAATCTATAAGTCCTAGGGATTAGCGGCACAGTCACATTACTCTTACCTCTAGGACAACAATTCCGAGAGCAACCCATTTGAGAATAGTCCAGTTTTCTTCCAGAAATTCATATATCATGTCAAAATCTCCTGTCTTATCCGTAGGAATCTCCTAAAGAAATTAGCACAGATTAGATAAACAAGCAGACCATCTTCAATTGGATAAGGGTGCAGGAAGGGACCAAAAAGTTAACACAAAACTTACATCTTTCCAgcttttgtcaaaaaaaatgaaagctgCACATCCCAGTTCCACCAAGATCAACAAGATTACGAGCAGCGAATACTATGTTGCCTTAAGGAAACCAATCATCGTGAAAGAGAACAAAAATGATTGGAGAAGGAGGATTAACCAATTAGCTATCCGTGAACAACTAGATTATAACTTTGCTATGATGCTACATGATATCCACGTGACATCATTATTGCCACTTTGGAAAACATCAAATGAGTAATTAGGATACACAAGTCAAGCAACATAAATTCCTTGTCGCAGTGCCAATACAACCAAAACAGGATATAATGAAGAGAACCACACCTActccaataaataaatataaaaacctGCAAAATTAGAAATTGGACGGTCAAAACTCGAGAGAACATGCAGACAATTCTACTCAAATGAGCACTTGAAAACaagcatataaataaataaattagcacTATATCCTTCAATAATACACATGACCATGAGAAATCAGAGAACAAATAGTTGACTAGTCATGAACCAGAATGGTGGATACAAATTGCAGCTGCTCAAACTCAGCCTAGCTAGCCTCGGACGTTAAATCAAGATCAACACAATCTGAGCCCAAAATGATGACAGCATGATTGAGTTCTTCTCTTTCTTGCGTGAATCATAGATAACCAAGGGGGGAAAAGGAAGAATAGTTAGCACTCTCACTGCCTTGGAACTACCCTAGCTATTACCTATTTTGCAGGAATCATCAAGAGTCAAGACTAGCAAGCCTACGAGGTAACACCAAATCGCATTCCAAATATTAACTGCCACCAAGCCAACGGTAACATTGTATAACAAGTAAAATGACCCCACCACCAAGCATCAGGGGGATCTCGGAAGAAGAAACCATTAAAGCTAGTATGATTGGAATTCAAGGGCAGCGAATGAAGGGCAATTTTACATATTCTACATAGCCATATTTTGAAATAAGACAAAAAATATCTAATTATAAGCAAATATTGTGAACTCATACCATGCTTTTGGTAGATTATCAAATATACTAGACGAAAGAGACACAGCCATGAGCATTGGCCGACCAAGCTGTATCAAGTCTTGATCACTGCCCACAGGTGACAAAAGCATGACTGTATCAGCAGCATCTTTGTACTTAACAAACAAGTAGATTCCATATCCAACCATTGCCAAACCAGCAACAGTCATCAAAAAGTTCAAGAGCTTCAGCAAGCATTCTAAGCATCCTCTACAAGCCATCCTCAATAATGATCTTCGTTGATTTTATTGAAGTTCTAATAAGCATCTCCTATTTCACCAACTTGTAAAAttaccttaaaaaaaaaaaaactcacattTACACATTACATCTATAATTGAATCATCAAAATGGGTATCTCAAATTGTAGAAGAAAATAGAATAATGTGAACTATTACAAactcttttcattattttagaactttttgcaaataaaaaagaaagcagCAAAAAACCTAGCTTCTTTCacatacaaaagaaaaagcatAACATTCTTTAAGAGCGTAAATTTCTGAAGATACAGATTTTTTAACTTACAATGTTATATACACACGCACACATACATAAATATCATGtttttctcctgatttttcCGAGGAATCAAATTGGGTTTTCAGAATTCTTGGTTCCAATGAGATCCCAGAAAAAAACgctttaataaaatcatcttatttatgCAATGTAAAAAAGACATTAatcaataataaacaaaatttctaCCTAACTTCACAAGTAAAATCAAAACCAATACAATGCTTGATATATAATTTCTAGTTTAAATCGCACGAAAAAAGATAAATTGATTCGAGCACTTACAGTTTTCGAGTGAGGAATTCGATTACGAAAAGTATTCAAAGGTTAGGAAAAAATAACGAcagtttttttctcaaaattttagcttatttCTGGcatattgatttttgtttgcTCTTGTCAAAATCAAAATGCCATTATTGCCCCCTCTTGTAAGGATGCCggatatttaaatattagatatcAAACTATTACAGACTTCAGTATTGAGTAATCACAAtgcaaaatcaaataattatatcataaacAGATTAAGAATTAATggaaacaaaaacaacaaattgaCTGCACCTATTAGACTAAAACCCATTCATTGCAACTACATATGAGAGAATTCGAAATCCTACTCATAAAATTGTAGATGATAAATCTCGAACTTGAAGCCTTCACCTTTgccattaaatatatattaaatggattATATAGGTCtatcaaatatatgtatatatatcattacatggatggtatttttatttaaggaaaaatagttttaaagatatgattttaaaagagtgagttaagttattttattttaaaatgtcataaaaatctaaaaataaaaatccactTATTTTCTGATTTATGAAATGAGATTTTATcagaattttatataaatatagcTAATATTTTATAGGGCAAATGAGACTAGAGATCCAAACCATTAGCAAAGAAATTGCAATAACTAGTTCAATAAATAGATTGATTTACATCTCATTCTTAATGATTTAATATACTTCGATCTTTTCATTAAtactttgtttttcatttataatatgatttatcacaaaaattgttttctttcaagaaatgtaattttatctacattcactaattaataattaaaattaaattaaaactaaaaaatagaatttcacAACatttactattataatatttatattttaaaaataatttcaaaagattatttatttaaatttagtctaatatcaattatcatgtttctaaaattgaatttatatattattatgttttaattttgtcatcATATAACTCAATTGGCATGGATATTGTTGCTAACGCAGGGGAACGTGAGTTCAAGTATGTttaagcgcattatcctcctatttataagTTGGGAAGGAATTATGAGTAGTTTTAAGCCTTGTGTCAAAAAGAGAAATactttacaatattttttaatgatagAATGAACCAAATTATAAAGAGACACGCGTCATAATTTAGAATGAATTTGTTGAAATGAATGACTGTAATATAAGAACAAGAATTTGGGCGGTGAGAAATTAGAATAGAAAATAGCAATGTTGTGGTGGAATagcaattttaataaaacctttATTGAATCGAGTTACAAATACGATAAAAAGATGTGCGAATAAAATACTTTAATGACTGTTTTcgttgatattattttataataattatcatttttatatattagaaaGGAAAGTAGGGGCGGGAGAATAATAGAATACGTTTGGAATTTGGAGGGATGTAACCGTCGTTCAAAACAGAAAACACCAACTAACGGTCCAAATTTTATTCCCAACTAACCTTCTTATAGGCAAAAGTATCATTAAAATCCTATACTAGAAGTTCGAATTGtattttgctcattttatttaaaaataggtaaattatttatttatattaaattaaagagtaaattagttatttcgttaaaaatttcatctatttttactattaagtGATGATGTGATTAACGAAGTAAGTAGGTAGCGACATGTGGAGTGACATGTATACCTCATGTACGACGTCagcaaatattaaaaaaaatttaaaaacttaaaataaatatttttttaattatcatttgaaAAACCAAGTTCAGGATGAACCCGaacaaataatgattaaaaatatagagaattattttttaatcatttattataattttcataattttaaatcattttaaaataattttctatattagAGTGTAGGTTGGAGTTAGACTCCAACACTCAAAATTCTAAAGAGTTCTACACATTTATCACATGTCATTCGCATGGAAGAAacgaaaataagagaaaaagtcCTATTAAGTTAAACAATTCTTTTATGAATCGTCTGGTGACTCAATCGGTAACTCAAGAGtgtaacataaatttttttattgtgccAATAGGTTGGATCGTATTCACCTTTGACCTTTTTTTCCTTATATGGCATGATGTTAGCAACAACTTAAAAAGTATCTTATGAGTGACACCATTCGAACCCATATCAATGAATTACTCTGTTACTTCAACTTGACTTCATCGAAAAAAAGAACCCTATAAATCAAGTGCACTGTGTGTatctgtaaattttttttccctaCTTGATAAAAATGATGGAATGGGAGTATGAAATAGTTAAATGTGCAACAAAGAAGGGTGGTCCAAAACTATTGGAATAAATTCAATCTATTGGAATAAAATTTTGTTGTAacttaaaataaagaaagataaaCGCTAGGAGAAAAGAAATATGGAAATAATTGTTGGTTGATTCACATTTTTATTGAGTTGAAGTgctatttaaatacataaaaaataacaaccACATCCTAGAGTTACGAGATTAGACCTTTAGTCTCGCAATCCGTGCAGCCTTAAGCAATTTCTTCGACTCAAATGTACCTAAGTCAGCCTAATTCTCATAAAGTAAGGATTCTCCCAGAATTCTTTCAAGGCACCAATTTATATAACGTAAGCAACACAAGCCAAAAAAAAATGCTCAAAAGAATAGAATAACCGTAGAAAAACAATGCACGAAAGGTGTttaagtaaatgctctcaatttaGTATTCACAATTAAAGAATGAAATACAATGGGTGATTTATAACTGAGGGGCAGGCTCCCTATTTATAGTTAAGCTCCCCAAAATTCAACGGTCTAGCTAATTTTATATCGACAAACGAGATGAAGCTTATCCTTACAATTAAGGTATTTACAAGATTTACgcaatcaaatcaaatcaaatcaaatcttatcatatattattcattttcctATTTAACAAGGTAACCTAATTTTTCATATCTGCTTCATTGGGTTACCTAGGCTTCAAATAAACAGGCTTCTCCATCAGTTCTTTAAATCGGACCAATTTTTGTGGGTCAAATGATCCCCATCCAAttgatagacctccatgggatGAATTTTGTGCGATGGTCACAGGCTTTGCATTGCGGCCCATGAACTAGAATCAAACAATTACCAGATTTTATTATCAACAATCCCCTAAATTAGCAACAATAATGAAACAGAAAATCATCAAGGTTGTTTTGACTAAATCTTAAGCAGTTGAAGCACAACTTGAACACTCCTTCTTGCTTTAGTTGCTGCAAACTCCAAGTTTCTCTAAGAAACTCAAACTTGCTTATTGGTAAGAGCTTTGTAAATATATCAGCTATTTGAAATTTAGATTTGTAGTACTTTAAACCAATTAAACCTTTCTTCAGCACTTCtttaagagaaaataatttgatattgaaatgttTCATTTTCCCATGAAAAATAGGATTGTTAGAGATAGAAATTGCAGCTTGATTATCAATGAACACTTTTGTGCATCCTTTTTGCTTCAAATccgttaaaaaaattaaccaaaaaggTTGATTGATAGCAGCACTAGTTGCAATAAATTCAACTTCTACTGTAATTTAAACCAAACTTGAAACAGTAACTTGAAATGCTTTTCAAATCATCAAGCGAACCTCCCCAATCACTATCTAAATAACCTTGCAAAACATAATCCTAATTTGCACAAAATCTGATTCCATAATCCAGTGTTCCTCTCACATATCTAAGGACTCTTTTAGCAGTTGTAAGATGTGTTTCAGTTGCACAATTCATAAATCTAGATAATAGACTTACAGAATGTAAGATATCAAGTCTTGTAGTCGTTAGATACATCAGGCAACCAACTTGATTTTTGTAAAAGGTTTTATCAACTTTTTCAGCTTCATTTTTTGCTTAGTTTCTCCTTTTGGCACATTGGAGTATCTACACTCTTACATTCATCCATtctgaattttttcaaaattttcttagcaTACTTCTTCTGACAAATAAACACTTCTTCATTTTCCTACTTTATTTCCATTCCTAGACAGCAAGTCATTTCTCTCAAATCCGTCATCTCAAAAGTTTGCTTCATATCTTCTTTGGACTTTTTCACAAGTTCTTCATTGCTTCATGTGACCAGCAAATCATCCACATATAAAGAAGCAACAACAAAATTGATTTCATCACCTTTGATGTAGAGGGTAGCTTCATTGAGACTACTTTTGAAATCCAATTGCATTAAGTGCTCATCAATTTTGTTGTATCATACTCTTGACGCATGTTTCAGGCCATACAATCCTTCTTGAGCAAGTACATATCATCTCCTTGTCCTTTCATAGTAAAACCTTTAAGttgcttaaaaaaaattcttcctCCAAGAAGCCATTCaagaattttgatttaacatCAAATTGATAGACTTTCCAGCTCTTTTGTGCAACTGCCACAGGCAACAACCTGATTGTATCTAGCTTAGCGACAAGAGCAAAAGCCTCAGAAAAATTAACACAAAAAATCTAAGCATACCCTTTTACAACAAGTCTAACTTTATGTTTGTTGATCGAGCTATCGAGATTCAGTTGGTTCTaaatgtaatggcccaaattcaaaattattggaatagtggtttcgtaaccacaaatccaatttaaagagaaatttattttaaatatttttacatgaatattgatatgataggaaaaatcgtatgaaaatatcgatagaaaaattttactgattaagcggttagttagaaaaagaaattattgaagaaattaggtaaaaataagatatcgagacttcgatctcgtaaaaccgagtcaaaaatatttttataaatctttaTGAAGTGTTaataatatggtattaaaatttcgttagaaaattttaatgtttgggtagtcaattaagtaaaaaggactaaattgaaaaaggtgtaaaagttactagagggattaaatagctcaattgtgaaatgaggagggacataaattgcaaataaccccaaaaggagatattttgggcggcatacgctgagaaaaatcaggagaattgaagaaataagggtaaaattggaatattacaaaatttgctttaaaagttaggactaaagtggaattatctagattcctctttatttttctgcattcccatcagccaaaaacgtcctaagggtttcttcaagctggtttttcataatttttgcccCAAATGAGttaattcttgcctttttcttgtaatttttgtgtttctaagacttttacaactaggtcctattactaaattcattagtttttgattttatgaatgatattgaaagttgatatgaatatgtgctggaagtttatgagtaaataggatgaaattgatgctttaatttgtttattagattattttattaggtaattccaatagaaattgatttgtaggacctaattgtgaaaaattttggaattaaaatttagtgctgaaattctgatttccaaaggttataaggtagtttaaagtgatataataaagtgttgattgagaaaaatcagctcaattgagaggttaattgagcagggacgaaattatcattgttgaaagtttaagggaaaaatggtaattaacaccatacactaaaacagttttggacagcagcagtactctgactttgaaaaatcaccaaaaattgtagagatcaaattaaaggatgaataaaatatgaaattaaatcttattgagtctagtttcttataaaagaaacggtgtaagcaatggaattgtaaatcatgagatataatagattttgtgagacaaggtcagaatgaattcggattcccctgttttgactttggaaaatcattaaaaattgtaaaaaaattattatgagttataatttatatggttagaatccttaatgagtctattttctgaagaaataaagggaagcatcatcctaattctgtactgtgagataattaatttttagtgaagaggggtcagaactgtcatacagtgaaacaggggaaaatttaaagaataaactgtacttattggctaaaccaaaaattctgaaatttttatggtaagaagatatgtgagtctagtttcagggaaaattaacgtatcttaattttgagttctgtatctcaagatataaataatttagtaactgtgactcagtgaggcagctttgaatgcactataaataataatggaattgtagagaaagttacatatgaacatgaaatgtattagattaatgattaaattgact harbors:
- the LOC105765033 gene encoding tobamovirus multiplication protein 2A, translating into MACRGCLECLLKLLNFLMTVAGLAMVGYGIYLFVKYKDAADTVMLLSPVGSDQDLIQLGRPMLMAVSLSSSIFDNLPKAWFLYLFIGVGVVLFIISCFGCIGTATRNLCCLTCYSLLVILLILVELGCAAFIFFDKSWKDEIPTDKTGDFDMIYEFLEENWTILKWVALGIVVLEAFIFLLALMVRAANIPADYDSDDEFIAPREQRQPLISRPPSVPASGVPVSVSLDQRPSRNDAWSARMREKYGLDTSEFTYNPAESNRYQQVVPPPAEERSRCTIM